One Fusobacterium ulcerans DNA segment encodes these proteins:
- the efp gene encoding elongation factor P, protein MKIAQELRAGSTIKIGNDPFVVLKSEYNKSGRNAAVVKFKMKNLLNGNISDAVYKADEKMDDIRLDKIKTVYSYNDGSFYVFSNPETWDQVELKEEDLGDAINYLEEGMELDVIYYESTPVAVELPTFLDRQVEYTEPGLRGDTSGKVMKPAKINTGFEIQVPLFVEQGEWIKIDTRTNEYVERIKK, encoded by the coding sequence ATGAAAATAGCTCAAGAATTAAGAGCAGGAAGTACAATTAAAATTGGAAACGATCCATTTGTAGTTCTAAAATCAGAGTACAACAAATCAGGAAGAAACGCAGCAGTGGTAAAATTTAAAATGAAAAATCTATTAAATGGAAACATTTCAGATGCTGTTTACAAAGCAGACGAGAAAATGGATGACATCAGACTTGATAAAATCAAAACTGTTTATTCTTACAATGATGGAAGTTTTTATGTATTCTCAAATCCAGAAACTTGGGATCAAGTAGAACTTAAAGAGGAAGACTTAGGAGATGCTATCAACTATCTTGAAGAAGGAATGGAACTAGATGTAATATATTATGAATCTACTCCAGTTGCTGTAGAATTACCTACTTTCCTTGATAGACAAGTTGAATATACTGAGCCAGGACTAAGAGGAGATACAAGTGGAAAAGTAATGAAACCTGCTAAAATCAACACTGGATTTGAAATTCAAGTTCCTTTATTTGTTGAGCAAGGTGAGTGGATTAAAATTGATACTAGAACAAATGAATATGTAGAAAGAATCAAAAAATAA
- the earP gene encoding elongation factor P maturation arginine rhamnosyltransferase EarP, giving the protein MELKSLDIFCEIIDNFGDIGVVYRLGKEFKKVFGENVKIRVILNRLDEFININSNVKNIQNQEIDGIQYVTYEYVKKNMCTFSTANVIIEAFGCTIPEEYMNEAYDNSDLLINLEYLSAEDWIESCHLQESPSGKGKLKKIFFMPGFTEKSGGVIADSLYLDRIKNVIENKEYYRKKYFSEIENIDKKIIGTVFSYEKNFTPLFRDLKSLDKEVVILAMGEKTQEGFKNFFEKNFIEKLGNIYKYGKIEVQFCKFLSQEDYEELINLTDFNFVRGEDSFIRAVLTGKPYLWHIYCQEDYAHMDKIEGFLDKYERQMKGKTSEEYLSEYKKLFKDYNFRRENSLEEGKEEYLFFFNNLKEIERCNSLFRDFLISNCNLINKIKDFIEKF; this is encoded by the coding sequence ATGGAATTAAAGAGTCTTGATATATTCTGTGAAATAATAGATAATTTTGGAGATATAGGTGTAGTATACAGATTGGGAAAGGAATTTAAAAAAGTATTTGGAGAAAACGTAAAGATAAGAGTAATACTCAACAGACTTGATGAGTTTATTAATATAAATTCAAATGTGAAAAATATTCAAAATCAAGAGATAGACGGAATTCAATATGTTACCTATGAATATGTTAAGAAAAATATGTGTACTTTTTCTACTGCAAATGTTATAATAGAAGCCTTTGGGTGTACAATACCTGAGGAGTATATGAATGAGGCTTATGATAACTCAGATTTGCTTATAAATCTGGAATATCTTTCAGCAGAGGACTGGATAGAGAGCTGTCATTTACAAGAATCACCAAGCGGAAAAGGGAAATTAAAGAAGATATTTTTTATGCCTGGATTCACTGAAAAAAGTGGAGGAGTCATTGCTGATTCACTTTATTTGGATAGAATAAAAAATGTAATTGAAAACAAGGAATATTACAGAAAAAAATATTTCTCAGAAATAGAAAATATTGATAAAAAAATCATAGGAACAGTGTTTTCATATGAAAAAAACTTTACTCCATTATTTAGAGACTTGAAGTCTTTAGACAAAGAAGTAGTAATTTTAGCTATGGGAGAAAAGACACAGGAAGGCTTTAAAAACTTTTTTGAGAAAAATTTTATAGAAAAGCTTGGAAATATTTATAAATATGGTAAAATAGAAGTACAGTTCTGCAAATTTTTAAGTCAGGAAGATTATGAAGAATTAATAAATCTGACAGATTTTAATTTTGTAAGAGGAGAGGATTCTTTTATAAGAGCAGTACTCACTGGAAAGCCTTATCTATGGCATATTTACTGTCAGGAAGATTATGCTCATATGGATAAGATAGAAGGATTCTTAGACAAATATGAAAGACAGATGAAGGGAAAAACTTCAGAAGAATATCTGTCTGAGTATAAAAAGCTTTTTAAAGATTACAATTTTAGAAGAGAAAATTCTTTAGAAGAAGGAAAAGAGGAATATTTATTTTTCTTCAACAATCTGAAGGAGATAGAAAGATGCAATTCTCTATTTAGAGATTTTCTTATCTCAAACTGTAATCTTATAAATAAAATAAAAGATTTTATAGAGAAATTTTAG
- a CDS encoding NADH:flavin oxidoreductase yields MPKLFDSINIKNIKIKNRIVLPPLVRFSMVGKDGFVTDRVVEWYRDVCAGGTGLVIVEASAVAEDGKLRDNQLGIWDDKFIAGLKRIADICHEYEVPVLIQLHHAGFKEKIKDVPEHILDEILESFKRAFRRAREAGFDGIEIHGAHTYLISQLNSRLWNLRDDKYGGTFEKRMYFSKRLIEETRELFNDDFILGYRMGGNEPEVKDGIEIAKYLEKLGVDILHVSSGVPDPVFKQERKIEMPSEFPLDWVIYMGTEIKKHVNIPVIGVRKIKKETEASWLVENNLLDFVAVGRAMIARPNWAEAAKKEYEKRNGIKES; encoded by the coding sequence ATGCCAAAATTATTTGATAGTATAAATATAAAAAATATAAAAATAAAGAACAGAATAGTTCTTCCCCCTTTAGTAAGATTTTCGATGGTGGGAAAAGATGGATTTGTTACTGACAGAGTGGTGGAATGGTACAGAGATGTTTGTGCTGGAGGAACTGGACTAGTGATAGTGGAAGCTTCTGCTGTAGCAGAGGATGGAAAATTGAGAGACAACCAGTTGGGGATATGGGATGATAAATTTATTGCTGGACTTAAAAGAATAGCAGATATTTGTCATGAGTATGAGGTTCCAGTCCTTATACAACTTCACCATGCAGGTTTTAAAGAGAAAATAAAGGATGTCCCTGAACATATTCTTGATGAAATACTTGAAAGCTTTAAAAGGGCTTTTAGGAGAGCGAGAGAAGCGGGGTTTGATGGAATAGAAATACATGGAGCTCATACTTATCTTATATCACAATTAAATTCAAGACTGTGGAATTTGAGAGATGATAAATATGGGGGAACTTTTGAAAAGAGAATGTACTTTTCTAAAAGGCTCATAGAGGAAACAAGAGAACTTTTTAATGATGATTTTATTTTAGGCTACAGAATGGGTGGAAACGAACCTGAAGTAAAAGATGGAATAGAGATAGCAAAGTATCTGGAGAAATTGGGAGTAGATATTCTTCATGTATCAAGTGGTGTACCTGATCCTGTATTTAAACAGGAAAGGAAAATAGAAATGCCAAGTGAATTTCCTTTGGACTGGGTAATATATATGGGAACAGAGATTAAGAAGCATGTAAATATACCTGTAATAGGAGTAAGAAAGATAAAAAAAGAAACGGAAGCCAGCTGGCTTGTAGAAAATAATCTTTTAGATTTTGTAGCAGTGGGAAGAGCTATGATAGCAAGACCAAACTGGGCAGAAGCAGCAAAGAAGGAGTATGAAAAAAGAAATGGAATTAAAGAGTCTTGA
- a CDS encoding ABC-F family ATP-binding cassette domain-containing protein, whose product MIATSNLGMRFSGRKLFEDVNLKFTPGNCYGLIGANGAGKSTFVKILSGDLDPTEGEVIFDKKNKRMAVLKQDHFAHEEDEVLNVVLMGHKKLWDIIVEKNAIYAKSEFTDEDGLKAAELEGEFAELNGWEAETEAETLLMGLGIGIDSHHRLMKELTEPEKVKILLAQALFGQPDILLLDEPTNGLDIKAISWLENFLMNLDNTTVIVVSHDRHFLNKVCTHITDIDYGKVKMYVGNYDFWYESNELMVKLLSSKNKKIEQKRQELQEFIARFSANASKSKQATSRKKLLDKLQLEDMQVSNRKYPFIEFKQEREAGNNLLKVENLTKTIDGVKILDNLTFTINTGDKVVFLAKNDIVKTTLLSILAGEMEADSGTYTWGVTTTQAYMPKDNTKFFENKNLNLIDWLRPYSPDQHDVFVRGFLGRMLFTGEDAMKSCAVLSGGEKVRCMLSRMMLTNANVLMFDNPNDHLDLESITSLNKALINFKGTILFGAHDHEFIQTVANRIIEITPNGILDKMMSYDEYLEDENVQQRLEELYAE is encoded by the coding sequence ATGATAGCTACTAGTAATCTTGGAATGAGATTTTCTGGAAGAAAACTGTTTGAAGATGTTAATCTTAAATTTACTCCTGGAAACTGTTATGGTCTTATAGGAGCAAATGGTGCTGGAAAATCTACATTTGTTAAAATACTTTCTGGAGATCTTGATCCTACAGAAGGAGAAGTAATTTTTGATAAAAAAAATAAAAGAATGGCTGTATTAAAGCAGGATCACTTTGCTCATGAAGAAGATGAAGTACTTAATGTAGTTCTTATGGGGCATAAAAAACTTTGGGACATTATTGTGGAAAAAAATGCTATATACGCAAAAAGTGAATTTACTGATGAAGATGGTTTAAAAGCTGCTGAATTAGAAGGAGAATTTGCTGAATTAAATGGTTGGGAAGCTGAAACTGAAGCTGAAACTCTTTTGATGGGATTAGGTATAGGAATTGACTCTCACCATAGACTTATGAAAGAATTAACAGAGCCTGAAAAAGTTAAAATACTTTTGGCACAAGCTCTATTTGGACAACCTGACATACTGCTTTTAGACGAGCCTACTAACGGACTTGATATCAAAGCTATCTCTTGGCTTGAAAATTTCCTTATGAATCTGGATAATACAACTGTTATAGTTGTATCACATGACAGACACTTTTTAAATAAAGTATGTACTCATATTACAGATATCGATTATGGAAAAGTTAAAATGTATGTAGGAAACTATGATTTCTGGTATGAATCAAATGAACTTATGGTAAAACTTCTTTCTTCTAAAAATAAGAAAATTGAACAGAAAAGACAAGAGTTACAAGAATTCATTGCTAGATTTAGTGCCAATGCTTCAAAATCTAAACAAGCTACTTCAAGAAAGAAGCTTCTTGATAAACTTCAATTGGAAGATATGCAGGTATCAAATAGAAAATATCCATTTATAGAATTCAAGCAAGAAAGAGAAGCTGGAAACAACCTTCTTAAAGTTGAAAACCTTACTAAAACTATTGATGGAGTTAAAATTCTTGACAACCTTACATTCACTATCAATACAGGAGACAAAGTTGTTTTCCTTGCTAAAAATGATATTGTTAAAACAACTCTTTTATCAATATTAGCTGGTGAAATGGAAGCTGATTCAGGAACATACACTTGGGGAGTAACTACTACTCAAGCTTATATGCCTAAAGATAACACTAAATTCTTTGAAAATAAAAATCTTAACCTTATAGACTGGTTAAGACCTTACTCACCTGATCAGCATGATGTTTTTGTAAGAGGATTCCTAGGAAGAATGCTTTTCACAGGAGAAGATGCTATGAAGAGCTGCGCAGTTCTTTCAGGGGGAGAAAAGGTAAGATGTATGCTTTCAAGAATGATGCTTACAAATGCCAATGTTCTTATGTTTGATAACCCTAATGACCACTTGGATCTAGAGTCTATCACATCATTGAACAAAGCACTTATCAACTTTAAAGGAACTATATTATTTGGAGCTCATGACCATGAGTTTATCCAGACAGTAGCCAACAGAATTATTGAGATAACTCCTAATGGAATTCTTGATAAAATGATGAGCTATGATGAATATCTTGAAGATGAAAATGTACAGCAAAGATTAGAAGAATTATACGCTGAGTAA
- a CDS encoding uridine kinase family protein, whose amino-acid sequence MVAFDPKKYAVTLKLIFLKAVYETFPDIEVEIDHSLNNGTYGTVTRGEKITEEGIKKIDKKMQEIIEKGYPIRLICQDNDALKSRSSTIPRKDIRTLLDNSGWTGMMEYEIDGYFDFIYEVPYSSTKDVKLYEISVYNGGFLIKYPTKNPNELPPYIDNPKMAKVFQETGRWNDILDVSTIGTLNEKILKGEIPELIRINEALHHKNIGKIADQITANENIKLVTIAGPSSSGKTTFSKRLYLHLRANEITPIVISLDDYYIGRKNVPLDEDGNKDYETIDALDLKLLNENLRDLIAGKEVEIPEYNFISGEREKVGKMMKVPEHGLIIIEGIHGLNEKLTAAIPKKNKFKIYVSCLTQLNIDRHNRIATSDVREIRRLVRDSLARDTSVEETIAMWNSVRKGEEKYIFPFQEDADAMFNSNLVYELGVLKRYAIRELIKIKTDSPYYEEAKRLTKFLYCFVDIDSKYIPDDSILKEFIGDSIFYRY is encoded by the coding sequence ATGGTAGCGTTTGATCCTAAAAAGTATGCAGTAACATTAAAACTTATTTTTCTAAAAGCAGTATATGAAACTTTTCCAGATATTGAAGTAGAAATAGATCATTCTTTAAATAATGGAACTTATGGGACAGTAACAAGAGGTGAAAAAATAACTGAAGAAGGTATTAAAAAAATAGATAAAAAGATGCAGGAGATAATAGAAAAAGGGTATCCAATAAGATTGATATGTCAAGATAATGATGCTTTAAAAAGCAGAAGCAGTACTATACCAAGAAAAGATATAAGAACATTACTTGATAATTCTGGATGGACTGGAATGATGGAGTATGAAATAGATGGATATTTTGATTTTATTTATGAAGTTCCATATTCATCCACTAAAGATGTAAAATTATATGAAATTTCTGTATATAATGGAGGATTTTTAATAAAGTATCCAACTAAAAACCCAAATGAACTTCCACCATATATAGATAATCCTAAAATGGCAAAAGTATTTCAAGAAACAGGGCGTTGGAATGATATCCTTGATGTTTCTACTATTGGTACATTAAATGAAAAAATATTAAAAGGAGAAATTCCAGAATTAATAAGAATAAACGAAGCTCTTCATCATAAAAACATTGGTAAAATAGCTGATCAGATAACAGCAAATGAAAATATAAAATTAGTAACTATTGCTGGGCCTTCTTCTTCTGGAAAGACAACATTCAGTAAAAGATTGTATCTTCATTTAAGAGCTAATGAAATAACACCAATAGTGATATCTCTGGATGATTACTATATTGGAAGAAAGAATGTTCCTCTTGATGAAGACGGAAATAAGGACTATGAAACTATAGATGCTCTTGATTTGAAATTATTGAATGAAAATCTTAGAGATCTTATAGCTGGAAAAGAAGTAGAGATACCAGAATATAATTTCATAAGCGGTGAGAGAGAAAAAGTAGGAAAAATGATGAAAGTTCCAGAACATGGACTTATAATCATAGAGGGAATACATGGACTTAATGAAAAATTAACAGCTGCTATACCAAAGAAAAATAAATTTAAGATATATGTGAGCTGTTTGACACAGTTAAATATAGACAGACATAATAGAATTGCAACAAGTGATGTAAGAGAAATAAGACGTCTGGTAAGAGATAGTTTGGCTAGAGATACATCTGTTGAGGAAACTATTGCTATGTGGAATTCTGTAAGAAAAGGGGAAGAAAAGTATATTTTTCCATTCCAGGAAGATGCAGATGCAATGTTCAACTCTAACTTAGTGTATGAACTTGGAGTATTAAAAAGATATGCTATAAGAGAATTAATAAAAATAAAAACAGACAGTCCATATTATGAAGAAGCAAAGAGGCTTACAAAGTTCTTGTATTGCTTTGTAGATATAGACTCAAAATATATTCCAGATGATTCTATACTTAAAGAATTTATTGGAGACAGTATTTTCTATAGATATTAA
- a CDS encoding spore maturation protein, translating to MFVMIMNQISLFAIPMIIFVIVGYAFFVKKIKVYEVFCEGAKEGFTTAIRIIPFLVAMLVAIGIFRSSGCIDIMMKVLNPIFSVIGMPGEVLPMAIMRPLSGGGATGVMNDLMMTYGPDSLIGRIASTMMGSTETTFYVLAVYFGAVSIRKTRHAVAAGLLADLAGLLTSVWICNLMFR from the coding sequence ATGTTTGTAATGATAATGAATCAGATATCACTTTTTGCAATACCAATGATAATATTTGTAATAGTAGGATATGCATTCTTTGTGAAGAAGATAAAAGTATATGAAGTTTTCTGTGAAGGAGCAAAGGAAGGGTTTACAACAGCAATAAGAATAATTCCATTTCTAGTGGCAATGCTTGTAGCAATAGGAATATTCAGAAGCTCAGGATGTATAGATATAATGATGAAAGTATTAAATCCAATATTTTCAGTGATAGGAATGCCGGGAGAAGTACTGCCAATGGCAATAATGAGACCATTATCTGGAGGAGGAGCAACTGGAGTAATGAACGACCTGATGATGACATATGGACCAGATTCGTTAATAGGAAGAATAGCTTCAACAATGATGGGATCAACAGAAACAACATTCTATGTACTTGCAGTATATTTTGGAGCAGTGAGTATAAGAAAGACAAGACATGCAGTAGCAGCTGGACTTTTGGCTGACTTAGCAGGATTATTAACTTCAGTATGGATATGCAATTTAATGTTTAGATAA
- a CDS encoding nucleoside recognition domain-containing protein, whose product MINGIWCGLIVIGVIVSMFTGKIQAVTDSAISSAGTAVEISIGLVGVMALWLGLMKIAEEAGMVRAMGRAMKPLMIRLFPEVPADHPAMGSMVANMAANFFGLGNAATPLGIKAMQELQDLNTNKDEASNAMVMFLAINTSSVTLISSSVIAYRTAAGSANATEIIAPTIIATIASTAVGIISCKILQKLPAFKREKI is encoded by the coding sequence ATGATTAATGGAATTTGGTGCGGACTTATTGTTATTGGAGTAATAGTTTCTATGTTTACTGGAAAGATTCAGGCAGTTACTGATTCGGCGATATCTTCAGCAGGAACAGCAGTAGAGATATCAATTGGATTGGTAGGGGTAATGGCATTATGGCTAGGTCTTATGAAAATAGCTGAAGAAGCAGGAATGGTAAGAGCAATGGGAAGAGCGATGAAGCCTCTTATGATAAGATTGTTCCCAGAAGTACCAGCAGATCACCCAGCTATGGGAAGTATGGTAGCGAATATGGCAGCGAACTTCTTCGGATTAGGAAATGCAGCAACACCATTAGGGATAAAAGCTATGCAGGAACTACAGGACTTGAATACCAATAAAGACGAAGCATCAAATGCAATGGTAATGTTTTTGGCAATAAATACTTCATCTGTAACTCTTATTTCTTCAAGTGTAATAGCATACAGAACGGCAGCAGGTTCAGCAAACGCAACAGAGATTATAGCACCTACAATAATAGCTACAATAGCTTCAACAGCAGTAGGGATAATATCTTGTAAAATTTTACAAAAGCTGCCAGCCTTTAAAAGAGAGAAAATTTAG
- a CDS encoding ABC transporter ATP-binding protein — MENSKVLLEVKNLKKYFNTPKGLLHAVDDVNFSIREGKTLGVVGESGCGKSTTGRVILRLLEATDGEILFEGKNIRNYTKEQMIEIRQKMQIIFQDPFASLNPRMTVSEIIAEPLIIHGIYKNREDRDKRVMELMETVGLSERLINTYPHELDGGRRQRIGIARALALNPKFIVCDEPVSALDVSIQAQVLNLMQDLQEEFGLTYMFITHDLSVVKHFSDDIAVMYLGQLVEKAPSKDLFKNPIHPYTKALLSAIPVASVTKKMERIRLQGEITSPINPEKGCRFAKRCVYAKDICRQEDPKLQEVGEGHFYACHLAKELGFVDENVVYLEKK; from the coding sequence ATGGAAAATAGCAAAGTTTTACTTGAAGTAAAAAATCTAAAGAAATATTTTAATACTCCAAAAGGATTACTTCATGCAGTAGATGATGTAAATTTTTCAATTCGTGAAGGAAAGACACTAGGAGTAGTTGGAGAATCTGGTTGTGGAAAATCAACTACAGGAAGAGTTATTTTGAGACTTCTGGAAGCTACTGATGGAGAAATTTTATTCGAAGGAAAAAATATTAGAAATTATACAAAAGAGCAAATGATAGAAATCAGACAAAAAATGCAGATCATTTTCCAAGACCCGTTTGCGTCTTTGAATCCAAGAATGACTGTAAGTGAAATTATTGCAGAACCACTTATTATTCACGGAATCTATAAAAATAGAGAAGATCGTGATAAAAGAGTAATGGAACTTATGGAGACAGTTGGATTAAGTGAAAGACTTATAAACACTTATCCTCATGAACTTGATGGAGGAAGAAGACAAAGAATAGGTATTGCCAGAGCACTTGCATTGAATCCTAAATTCATAGTTTGTGATGAGCCAGTATCTGCTCTTGACGTTTCTATTCAAGCACAAGTATTGAACCTGATGCAAGATCTTCAAGAGGAATTTGGACTTACATATATGTTCATAACACATGACTTATCAGTTGTAAAACATTTCTCTGATGATATTGCAGTTATGTATTTAGGACAGCTTGTTGAAAAAGCTCCATCAAAAGACTTGTTTAAGAATCCTATTCATCCATATACAAAAGCACTATTATCAGCTATACCAGTAGCTAGTGTAACTAAGAAAATGGAAAGAATAAGACTTCAAGGAGAGATTACTTCTCCTATCAATCCTGAAAAAGGATGTAGATTTGCAAAAAGATGTGTTTATGCAAAAGATATATGCAGACAGGAAGATCCAAAACTTCAAGAAGTTGGAGAAGGACATTTCTATGCTTGTCATTTAGCTAAAGAACTTGGATTTGTAGATGAAAATGTGGTATATTTAGAGAAAAAATAA
- a CDS encoding ABC transporter ATP-binding protein, translating into MSEKLLDIKDLTIQYVTESETVSAVNGLDIELNEGETIGLVGETGAGKTTSALGIMGLVPNPPGKVIKGSIKFFGKDLLKETEEGMRKIRGSQISMIFQDPMTSLNPVMTVGEQIAEVIDIHEQIGAAAALEKAKDMLELVGIPGARVNDYPHQFSGGMKQRVVIAIALACNPKLLIADEPTTALDVTIQAQVLDLMNDLKEKFKTAMILITHDLGVVAQVCDKVAIMYAGEIIEAGTLLDVFENPKHPYTHGLFGSIPSLDEETTRLKPIQGLMPDPTDLPKGCKFHPRCPHATELCSKQDPNVVEVTEGHKVRCLICEGLVEFKEEQEDKK; encoded by the coding sequence ATGAGCGAAAAATTATTGGACATAAAAGATTTAACTATTCAATATGTTACAGAAAGCGAAACAGTATCTGCTGTTAATGGACTTGATATAGAACTTAATGAAGGAGAGACTATAGGTCTTGTTGGAGAAACTGGAGCTGGGAAAACAACTTCTGCTCTAGGTATTATGGGACTTGTTCCAAATCCTCCTGGAAAGGTAATAAAAGGATCTATTAAATTCTTTGGAAAAGATCTTTTGAAAGAAACTGAAGAAGGAATGAGAAAAATCAGAGGAAGCCAGATATCAATGATATTCCAAGATCCAATGACTTCTCTTAATCCAGTTATGACTGTTGGAGAACAAATAGCTGAGGTTATAGATATCCATGAGCAAATAGGAGCAGCAGCAGCTTTAGAAAAAGCAAAAGATATGCTTGAGCTTGTTGGAATTCCAGGTGCCAGAGTAAATGATTACCCACATCAATTTTCTGGAGGAATGAAGCAAAGGGTTGTCATAGCAATAGCTCTTGCATGTAATCCAAAGCTTCTGATAGCAGATGAACCAACAACTGCACTAGATGTTACTATTCAAGCTCAAGTTCTTGATTTGATGAATGACCTTAAAGAAAAATTTAAAACTGCAATGATCCTTATTACACATGACCTTGGAGTAGTTGCACAAGTATGTGATAAAGTAGCTATAATGTATGCTGGAGAAATAATAGAAGCAGGAACATTATTAGATGTTTTTGAAAATCCTAAACATCCATATACACATGGACTTTTTGGATCTATTCCAAGCTTAGATGAAGAAACTACTAGATTAAAACCTATTCAAGGGTTAATGCCTGACCCTACTGATCTGCCAAAAGGATGTAAATTCCATCCTAGATGTCCTCATGCAACAGAACTTTGCTCTAAGCAGGATCCAAATGTTGTAGAAGTAACTGAAGGACATAAAGTAAGATGCCTTATTTGCGAAGGATTGGTAGAATTTAAAGAGGAACAGGAGGATAAAAAATAA
- the nikC gene encoding nickel transporter permease: MSSKENTKQANKKRSQWREVWRMLKKNKMALLGLVILCILVLLALFADVIANYDTVVIKQNLGSRLQGPSAAHWLGTDEFGRDIFARLIHGARVSLKVGIVAVGISIVCGGTLGALAGYYGGKLDNIIMRIMDIFLAVPSILLAIAIVSALGPSILNLMVAISVSNIPRYARIVRASVLSIRDQEFVEAAKAIGASNARIIFRHIIPNSLAPVIVQGTLGVASAILSTAGLSFIGLGIQPPAPEWGSMLSGGRQYLRYAWWVTTFPGVAIMITILSLNLLGDGLRDALDPRLKQ, translated from the coding sequence ATGTCATCTAAAGAAAATACAAAACAAGCTAATAAAAAAAGAAGCCAATGGAGAGAAGTATGGAGAATGCTGAAAAAGAATAAAATGGCTCTTTTAGGACTTGTTATTTTATGTATATTAGTTTTATTAGCATTATTTGCTGATGTTATAGCGAATTATGACACAGTAGTAATCAAACAGAATTTAGGAAGCAGATTGCAAGGACCAAGTGCAGCTCACTGGCTTGGAACTGATGAATTTGGTAGAGACATATTTGCAAGACTTATCCATGGTGCAAGAGTATCATTAAAAGTTGGAATCGTAGCAGTTGGAATATCAATTGTATGTGGAGGAACTTTGGGAGCTCTAGCTGGATACTATGGTGGAAAATTGGATAATATAATTATGAGAATAATGGATATATTCCTAGCAGTACCAAGTATTCTTTTGGCTATTGCTATCGTTTCTGCACTAGGACCAAGTATACTTAACCTGATGGTTGCTATCAGTGTATCTAATATACCTAGATATGCAAGAATAGTTAGAGCTTCAGTTCTTTCTATAAGAGATCAGGAATTTGTTGAAGCTGCAAAAGCTATTGGTGCAAGTAATGCAAGAATAATATTTAGACATATAATTCCTAACTCATTAGCTCCTGTAATTGTACAAGGAACTCTAGGGGTTGCAAGTGCAATCTTATCAACAGCAGGATTGAGTTTTATTGGACTAGGAATACAGCCTCCTGCTCCAGAATGGGGATCTATGCTGTCTGGAGGTAGACAATACCTTAGATATGCATGGTGGGTAACTACATTCCCAGGAGTGGCTATAATGATAACTATCTTATCATTGAACCTTTTAGGAGACGGACTTAGAGATGCACTAGATCCAAGATTAAAACAATAA